In Azospirillaceae bacterium, a genomic segment contains:
- a CDS encoding MarR family transcriptional regulator: MPPSQPPTADLKLNRFLPYRLNILSKKVSLALAARYQDRFGLSIPEWRVFATLGQEQPLSSNDIVERTAMDKAKVSRAVNRLVAAGLLDRQVHPQDQRLLRLSFSTAGKDLYRQVATEALAWEEKLLSELSAGERDQLWALMGRLEERLASEIPPETPLSDSLD; this comes from the coding sequence GTGCCCCCCTCCCAGCCCCCCACGGCCGACCTGAAGCTGAACCGCTTCCTGCCCTATCGGCTGAACATCCTGTCGAAGAAGGTCAGCCTGGCGCTGGCCGCCCGCTATCAGGACCGCTTCGGCCTCAGCATTCCGGAGTGGCGGGTGTTCGCCACCCTGGGCCAGGAGCAGCCGCTGTCGTCCAACGACATCGTGGAGCGCACGGCCATGGACAAGGCCAAGGTCAGCCGGGCGGTGAACCGCCTGGTGGCGGCCGGCCTGCTGGACCGCCAGGTCCACCCCCAGGACCAGCGCCTGCTGCGCCTGTCGTTCAGTACGGCGGGCAAGGACCTTTATCGCCAGGTGGCGACGGAGGCCCTGGCGTGGGAGGAAAAGCTGCTGTCGGAGCTGAGTGCCGGCGAGCGCGACCAGTTGTGGGCGCTGATGGGCCGGCTGGAGGAACGCCTGGCGTCGGAGATTCCGCCGGAGACGCCGCTGTCGGACTCTCTTGATTAG
- a CDS encoding lysine-2,3-aminomutase-like protein — protein sequence MGNAVRQPASPAIPHPAAARKAPIRTSSGLVEAGLAPADALPVLEQVAASFAVSVTDQMAGLIDPTDPHDPVARQFIPSGEELDTTPAELDDPIGDAPYSPVKGIVHRYHDRVLLKAANVCPVYCRFCFRREMVGPGSEALDGADLDAAIAYIAAHEEVWEVILTGGDPLILSPRRLADIVARLDAIPHVGIVRFHTRVPVVDPARITPELVAALKGRRVASWLMLHANHWRELDDTNRAAIARLVDAGIPLLAQTVLLKGVNDDVETLTRTFRALVQARVKPHYLHQGDLAKGTGHFRTTVDRGRSLMRQLRGDVSGLCQPTYVLDIPGGHGKVPLTADYLEKDMDGGWTVTDPRGGRHIYDEQAK from the coding sequence TTGGGCAACGCCGTTCGCCAGCCTGCATCCCCCGCGATCCCGCATCCCGCCGCCGCCCGCAAGGCGCCCATCCGCACCTCTTCCGGCCTGGTGGAGGCCGGCCTGGCCCCGGCCGACGCCCTGCCGGTGCTGGAGCAAGTGGCGGCCAGCTTCGCCGTATCGGTTACCGACCAGATGGCGGGCCTGATCGACCCCACCGACCCGCACGACCCGGTGGCCCGCCAGTTCATCCCCAGCGGAGAGGAGCTGGACACCACCCCGGCCGAACTGGACGATCCCATCGGCGACGCGCCGTACAGCCCGGTGAAGGGCATCGTCCACCGCTATCACGACCGCGTGCTGCTGAAGGCCGCCAACGTCTGCCCGGTCTATTGCCGCTTCTGCTTCCGGCGCGAGATGGTGGGCCCGGGCAGCGAGGCGCTGGACGGCGCCGACCTGGACGCCGCCATCGCCTACATCGCCGCGCATGAGGAGGTGTGGGAGGTCATCCTGACCGGGGGCGACCCCCTGATCCTGTCGCCCCGCCGCCTGGCCGATATCGTGGCACGCCTGGACGCCATCCCCCATGTCGGCATCGTGCGGTTCCACACCCGCGTGCCGGTGGTCGATCCCGCGCGCATCACGCCGGAACTGGTGGCGGCGTTGAAGGGCCGGCGGGTGGCCAGCTGGCTGATGCTGCATGCCAACCACTGGCGGGAACTGGACGACACCAACCGCGCCGCCATCGCCCGGCTGGTGGATGCCGGCATCCCCCTGCTGGCGCAGACCGTGCTGCTGAAGGGTGTGAACGACGATGTCGAGACCCTGACCCGCACCTTCCGCGCCCTGGTCCAGGCACGGGTGAAACCACACTACCTGCACCAGGGGGATCTGGCCAAAGGCACCGGCCATTTCCGCACCACGGTGGACCGGGGCCGCAGCCTGATGCGCCAGCTGCGCGGCGACGTCTCCGGCCTATGCCAGCCCACTTACGTGCTGGACATCCCCGGCGGCCACGGCAAGGTGCCGCTGACCGCCGATTACCTGGAAAAGGACATGGACGGCGGCTGGACCGTCACCGACCCGCGTGGCGGGCGCCACATCTACGACGAACAGGCCAAATAA
- the maiA gene encoding maleylacetoacetate isomerase yields the protein MTLYTYFRSSAAYRVRIALNLKGLTAEQVPVHLLRDGGEQLKPDYLALNPQGQLPTLAVEGADGTALLTQSLAIVEYLDEVHPQPALLPGDPIARAQARAVALAIACDIHPINNLRVQKYLKGEMGVDEDKAGRWVRHWMETGLAAVEAMVAPHAGRFCFGDTPGLADLMLVPQMYNARRFNADLSACPTLVAIDAVALALPAFANAAPDRQVDAPPA from the coding sequence CTGACGCTCTACACCTACTTCCGCTCCTCCGCCGCCTATCGCGTGCGCATCGCCCTGAACCTGAAGGGCCTGACGGCGGAACAGGTGCCGGTGCATCTGCTACGCGATGGGGGGGAGCAGTTGAAGCCAGATTACCTGGCGCTGAACCCGCAGGGGCAACTGCCCACCCTGGCGGTGGAGGGGGCGGACGGCACCGCCCTGCTGACCCAGTCGCTGGCGATCGTGGAGTACCTGGACGAGGTGCATCCCCAGCCGGCGCTGCTGCCCGGTGACCCCATCGCCCGGGCGCAGGCGCGGGCCGTGGCGCTGGCCATCGCCTGCGACATCCACCCCATCAACAATCTGCGGGTCCAGAAGTACCTGAAGGGTGAGATGGGCGTGGATGAGGATAAGGCCGGCCGCTGGGTGCGCCACTGGATGGAAACCGGCCTGGCGGCGGTGGAGGCGATGGTGGCGCCCCACGCCGGCCGTTTCTGCTTCGGCGACACGCCCGGCCTGGCCGACCTGATGCTGGTGCCGCAGATGTACAACGCCCGCCGCTTCAACGCCGACCTGTCCGCCTGCCCCACGCTGGTGGCGATCGACGCTGTGGCGCTGGCGCTGCCGGCCTTCGCCAACGCCGCACCCGACCGTCAGGTCGATGCGCCGCCGGCATGA
- a CDS encoding fumarylacetoacetate hydrolase family protein has protein sequence MKLATLKILEQTLDGALQAQVGRDGILVVVSADLARCRVVPGIAATLQQALDHWVEVGPRLAEVAAELDAGTAPFESFDEGACASPLPRAFQWADGSAYVNHVELVRKARGADMPPSFWTDPLMYQGGSDSFLGPRDPILVANEAWGADLEAEVAVVTGDVPMGVSAEEARGLVRLVMLVNDVSLRGLIPNELAKGFGFFQSKPSSAFSPVAVTPDALGDAWRDGVLHLDLLSFINGQPLGRPNAGVDMTFDFGRLIAHAARTRPLCAGTIIGSGTVSNRGPDGGPGLPIAEGGVGYSCLAEVRTVETLRHGQPSTPFLRHGDTVRIEMRDAEGASIFGAIEQVVSGV, from the coding sequence ATGAAATTGGCCACGCTGAAAATCCTGGAACAGACCTTGGACGGCGCCTTGCAGGCGCAGGTGGGCCGCGACGGCATCCTGGTGGTGGTGTCGGCCGACCTGGCGCGCTGCCGTGTCGTCCCCGGCATCGCCGCCACCCTGCAGCAGGCGCTGGACCATTGGGTCGAGGTCGGCCCCCGCCTGGCCGAGGTCGCGGCCGAGCTGGACGCCGGCACCGCCCCCTTCGAATCGTTTGACGAGGGTGCTTGCGCCTCCCCCCTGCCGCGCGCTTTCCAGTGGGCGGACGGGTCGGCCTACGTCAACCATGTGGAACTGGTGCGCAAGGCGCGCGGCGCCGACATGCCGCCCAGCTTCTGGACCGATCCGCTGATGTACCAGGGCGGCTCCGACAGCTTCCTGGGCCCCCGCGATCCCATCCTGGTGGCCAACGAGGCCTGGGGCGCGGATCTGGAGGCGGAGGTGGCGGTGGTCACCGGCGACGTGCCCATGGGGGTATCGGCCGAGGAGGCGCGCGGCCTGGTGCGCCTGGTCATGCTGGTCAATGACGTGTCGTTGCGTGGCCTGATCCCGAACGAACTGGCCAAGGGTTTCGGCTTCTTCCAGTCCAAGCCGTCCAGCGCCTTTTCCCCCGTGGCGGTGACGCCTGACGCCCTGGGCGACGCCTGGCGCGACGGCGTGCTGCACCTGGACCTGCTGTCCTTCATCAACGGCCAGCCGTTGGGCCGGCCCAACGCCGGCGTGGACATGACCTTCGACTTCGGCCGCCTGATCGCGCACGCCGCCCGCACCCGGCCGCTGTGTGCCGGCACCATCATCGGGTCCGGCACCGTGTCCAACCGGGGTCCCGACGGCGGCCCGGGCCTGCCCATCGCCGAGGGCGGCGTGGGTTACTCCTGCCTGGCGGAGGTGCGCACGGTGGAAACCCTGCGCCATGGCCAGCCCAGCACGCCCTTTCTGCGCCATGGCGACACGGTGCGCATTGAGATGCGGGACGCCGAAGGCGCCAGCATCTTCGGCGCCATCGAACAGGTCGTGTCTGGTGTCTGA
- a CDS encoding DUF599 domain-containing protein, which translates to MPFDLAPLDVLALVTFAVLWGGYNVVFRLPGAPASLNLHMRTVREVWMRNMQARDTRLLDGQLLGHLIQSVSFFASTTVLLIAGDLSALVNADRLAALVDRMHVASTVSGALVEVKLFLLLGVLVYAFFQFTWAVRQYNYTCALIGAMPDATNHPPSVDVEEAADAAATLLSLAVQSFNAGVRAYYFGFAALGWFVHPLAFMASTALVIVVLVRRHFHSRAFHAVRRFGTAVQMALPERAAPRRPPEGA; encoded by the coding sequence ATGCCCTTCGATCTCGCACCCTTGGACGTCCTGGCCCTGGTCACCTTCGCGGTGCTGTGGGGCGGCTATAACGTCGTCTTCCGTCTGCCGGGCGCGCCGGCCAGCCTGAACCTGCATATGCGCACGGTGCGCGAGGTGTGGATGCGCAACATGCAGGCGCGCGACACCCGCCTGCTGGACGGCCAACTGCTGGGCCACCTGATCCAAAGTGTGTCGTTCTTCGCCTCCACCACTGTGCTGCTGATCGCCGGTGACCTGAGTGCCCTGGTGAACGCCGACCGGCTGGCGGCCCTGGTGGACAGGATGCACGTGGCCAGCACGGTCTCCGGCGCCCTGGTCGAGGTGAAGCTGTTCCTGCTGCTGGGCGTGCTGGTCTACGCCTTCTTCCAGTTCACCTGGGCGGTGCGGCAGTACAACTACACCTGCGCCCTGATCGGCGCCATGCCGGACGCCACCAATCATCCGCCCAGCGTGGACGTGGAAGAGGCGGCGGACGCCGCCGCCACGCTGCTGTCATTGGCGGTGCAGAGCTTCAACGCCGGGGTGCGCGCCTATTATTTCGGGTTCGCGGCCCTGGGCTGGTTCGTCCACCCGCTGGCCTTCATGGCCTCCACCGCGCTGGTGATCGTGGTGCTGGTGCGCCGCCACTTCCACTCCCGCGCCTTCCACGCCGTGCGCCGCTTCGGCACGGCGGTGCAGATGGCCCTGCCGGAACGGGCGGCCCCCCGCCGGCCGCCGGAGGGGGCGTGA